The genomic interval GGCCTGCATGCCAAGCACATCCGAGCCGAGGccggagggaaaaggaagaagagcgCCCACCAGAAGCCTCTGCCTCAGCCTGTCTTCTGGCCCCTCCTGAAAGCTGTCACCCACAAGTGAGATCAGCAGGGGAGGCTTTGCTTTGGGGAGGAGCTTCAGTGTGGGTGACCCTGGGCTCTCCCTCTACAGCTATATGGGAAAGCAGCAGAGATGCTCTGTGTTCTAGAATGGAGATGGGTGAGATAGGGGTTATTGTTAGACCAAGCCTCAAGAGCCCCTCAGCGCACAGGCAATGGCCTGGGGCTGCTCAGGCCCCTGGCTGGTCGCCTTTAGCAGGAGCCGCCTTTTTGCCACACCGTGGCAAAGTTAGGTAGTTGGAACAGAGAAtgtgtggcctgcaaagcctaaaatcttTACTAAGTGGCCCTTAACAGAAGAGGTTTGCTGACCCTGCCTTGGAATGTTTGAACATCTCTATGCTAAGTATTATATCCTAACAGGCTATGGCATTTTTTAAAGACGTGGAATCCAGATCATCTGAATATCCACCCTGGGACGTTTGCCTCTGCGGCCCTGGCCCTAACTGCCTGGGCTTTGGAGCAAGCAGCTGCTGGCACGTTGCCTCTAAGGGCTATTAAATGCCACCTTCAGCCTGAAGGTGCCTTGTCAGTCTGTATCTTCCTTTTCATGCTGACTGCCACCGCCCTATCTCAGGTTCTTACCTCACTCCTAGGTGGCAGTGGCTTTCTGATTGTCCCCCTTATCTCATTGTGTCTGTCCTTAGGTCAGGCAGCtggtcaacatttattgagcttaaGCTAACCCGAGCTCATTCCCTGAGCCCTGTGGAGCACGCACTCCTATGGGCGAGACGTGCTCAGGGCACTGTGATGGTCAGAGGAAGGGCATTTACATCAGACCAAGGGTTCGGGAACTGAGTTGGGTACATGATCTTATCCCGAGCAGCCCACCCAGAAGTCTGCGCGACTGCGGTCAAGTCATTTCCCGGTGTAAAAACTCTCAGGCTCCCCAGTGCTAGCCTGGAGTCCCATTCACTTCGTTGGGGCCCCGGAATCTGTATCCTGACcaggttcccaggtgattctgacgcaCAGCCAGGTGTGGGGACCCTTGCCCCACCTTGCCTCACTGGTTGGATGCTCAAGACCCTGCATCACCTGACTTTGCAACCCAATCagccactcctcctcctccccgtgcTGTAACGGGAGTGCTCACCACTCCTGTTACACAGCTGCCGCTTCCCTACCCTTGGTGCCTTTTCTCTGTCAGTCCTTGGTGCCTGAGGTTCCCCTTCCATCTTTGCGGCTTGAAATCCCTCAAGGCCCAGCTCAATGCCTTGCCTGTGCCTAATCCCTATGCCTAATCCCGCAATGCCTTGCCTAAGGCATTGTCCTTACTGCAACCTGGAAGTGattgccttccccccaccccagctctacTGACAACAGGGTTCACTTCCGTGTGCCCTTGAAAGGTAGTAACCTGGACTGAGGGCAGGACCATGTCTGTATCCTGTATCTTCACAGCTCCAAAGACCTGGCACTTAGGGGCTCATCACATGTATGCCGGATGAGCAGGTGATGTCAAGGGCGCCTGGGGAGTTGAAACTAAAATGGCAATTATCCTGCATGACAGTAACCTTGAAAAAGTGGGGAGTTGTAGCTAAATATTTCTCAATTCCCTGTAGAACACTGCTATCTGAGATATTTTCCCAAGCCTGTATATACTTGCAGTCGTTATTACTGGCTCCTGCTCACCAGTGGATAAAATGATCCTCTGTGATCTGAACTCACTTCTTGAAACAAGCCtgtcctctccacccccaggCACATCGTCTCGGAATTGGAGCACCTGATCTTTGTCAGCACGGACGTGGGCCGCTGCCGGGCCTGGCTGAGGCTGGCCCCAATGACGGCCTGATGGAGTGCTACCTGAAGCTGCTCCTCCAGGAGCCCGCCCGCCTGTGCGAGTACTATCAGCCCACAGCCCTGCTTCGAGACGCCGAGGAGGGCGAGTTCCTCCTCAGCTTCCTGCAGGGACTGACGTCCTTATCCTTCGAGCTCTCCTACAAGTCCGCCATCTTAAACGAGTGGACGCTCACCCCGCTGGCTCTCTCTGGGCTTTGCCCGCTCTCTGAGCTCGACCCCCTCACCACCTCTGGGACAGAACTACAGCGGAAAGAGTCTCTGGATTCAATTTCCCATTCCTCAGGCTCGGAGGACATCGAAGTCCAGCACTCAGGCCATAAGATCCGACGGAACCGGAAGCTCACGGCCTCCTCCCTCAGCCTGGACACCGCCGGTTCATCCCAGCTGTCTTGCAGCCTAAACTCTGATAGCTGCCTACTCCAAGAGAATGGCTCCAAGAGTCCAGACCGTTCCGAGGAGCCCATGTCCTACGACTCCGACCTGGGGACAGCAAATGCCGATGATTCAGACCCGTCTCTGCAAGAGTGagtgtccttcccccactcctctcctccccctgccttccttccttccttctcctcttcctctttctctccctccctataGCATGTGATTGCCTGTCACTGAGCATTGACCTCTCTAAGGGCATAAAGGAAAAGGGGATCGTGGCTCTTCCTCAGGGACTGGAGTTGCCGGGACTTGTAACTGGAGGCAACATGGGGCAGCGAGGAGAATGGATTCAGGGAGGGCTCAGAGCTGAATCAGGCTCCAGCTCTGCCCCTGGCTGATCTTCGACCAGTTACCTAATTTCTCTGAGGCTTCGTGTAAAATATTATTGCCTCTAGGGCGGAAACCAACGGTTCGGAGTTAGATATACAACTTCCAAAAGACGCAGTGAAGCCCAGCGCGTCTGGGTGCTCCGCTGCGACCTCCCAGAAGGCCTCTGAAGGACACAGACCCTGAATGaggcctggaggaggtggtgcaCAAAAGGGGCCAAGCGAGTGAGTGGAGGAAGAGCACAGGGAGCAATGAACTTGACTAGAGAAGGGACGCTGGGCAGAGCTGTCtctttaaaagaacttttttctATTTGAGTATTGTTGACACACggtgttatattagtctcaggtgtacaaggTAGTGAGTCACCA from Panthera leo isolate Ple1 chromosome E1, P.leo_Ple1_pat1.1, whole genome shotgun sequence carries:
- the LOC122207229 gene encoding pleckstrin homology domain-containing family M member 1-like isoform X4, which translates into the protein MECYLKLLLQEPARLCEYYQPTALLRDAEEGEFLLSFLQGLTSLSFELSYKSAILNEWTLTPLALSGLCPLSELDPLTTSGTELQRKESLDSISHSSGSEDIEVQHSGHKIRRNRKLTASSLSLDTAGSSQLSCSLNSDSCLLQENGSKSPDRSEEPMSYDSDLGTANADDSDPSLQEFLRCSEETSSTSGRSSGPQALSCTFSPPKMMRMLLMSLVSCLVAINEAKLISRCDLARVLHKEDLDGFEGYSLSDWLCLAFVESNFNLSKVNENADGSFDYGVFQINSHYWCNDHKSHSENICHEDCKGILCLPFRTAEPRSSLNHQLCEKDCVWSRGNEEL
- the LOC122207229 gene encoding pleckstrin homology domain-containing family M member 1-like isoform X3, with the protein product MECYLKLLLQEPARLCEYYQPTALLRDAEEGEFLLSFLQGLTSLSFELSYKSAILNEWTLTPLALSGLCPLSELDPLTTSGTELQRKESLDSISHSSGSEDIEVQHSGHKIRRNRKLTASSLSLDTAGSSQLSCSLNSDSCLLQENGSKSPDRSEEPMSYDSDLGTANADDSDPSLQEFLRCSEETSSTSGRSSGPQALSCTFSPPKMMRMLLMSLVSCLVAINEAKLISRCDLARVLHKEDLDGFEGYSLSDWLCLAFVESNFNLSKVNENADGSFDYGVFQINSHYWCNDHKSHSENICHEDCKELLSPDLLSTINCVKKIVSGAGGMKNWVAWRLHCAGRPLSYWMTGCHKE